In Mauremys reevesii isolate NIE-2019 linkage group 16, ASM1616193v1, whole genome shotgun sequence, a single window of DNA contains:
- the CBLN1 gene encoding cerebellin-1, whose amino-acid sequence MLRLELFLGVAWLAGLACGQNETEPIVLEGKCLVVCDSSPTSDPTGTALGISVRSGSAKVAFSAIRSTNHEPSEMSNRTMLIYFDQVLVNIGSNFDSERSTFISPRKGIYSFNFHVVKVYNRQTIQVSLMLNGWPVISAFAGDQDVTREAASNGVLIQMEKGDRVYLKLERGNLMGGWKYSTFSGFLVFPL is encoded by the exons ATGCTGCGGCTGGAGCTCTTCCTCGGCGTGGCGTGGCTGGCCGGGCTGGCGTGCGGGCAGAACGAGACGGAGCCCATCGTGCTGGAGGGCAAGTGCCTGGTGGTGTGCGACTCCAGCCCCACCTCGGACCCCACGGGCACGGCGCTGGGCATCTCGGTGCGCTCGGGCAGCGCCAAGGTGGCGTTCTCCGCCATCCGCAGCACCAACCACGAGCCCTCCGAGATGAGCAACCGGACCATGCTCATTTACTTCGACCAG GTGCTAGTGAATATCGGAAGCAACTTCGACTCGGAAAGAAGCACTTTTATCTCGCCCAGGAAAGGGATTTACAGTTTTAATTTTCACGTGGTGAAGGTGTACAACAGGCAAACCATCCAG GTGAGTTTGATGCTAAATGGATGGCCAGTGATTTCCGCCTTTGCAGGGGACCAAGATGTGACCCGAGAAGCTGCCAGCAATGGAGTCCTGATTCAAATGGAGAAAGGAGACAGAGTTTATCTAAAACTGGAGAGAGGAAACTTGATGGGAGGCTGGAAGTATTCGACATTCTCTGGATTTCTAGTGTTCCCTCTTTAA